The following are from one region of the Natrinema sp. HArc-T2 genome:
- a CDS encoding IS110 family transposase, translating into MYYLGIDVHKRDSYIAVLDDDGDVVEEVRVENANLDDFAQQYAGSEAAIEATINYYTIYDNLSYHLDVVVADPYQTKAIGSAEVKNDRLDVKLLAQLCRAGMIAESYVPPDEIRERRALVRGRKRLVEKRTDFKNEVHAVLDHHGIEYSWSPFSREGRELLAGEDLSLGVVGESLIESYLAVIDKLTEQIKRLEDVIKGCAASLEETQLLMTIPGVSFYSSLLITAEIGEIDRFDAAKQVVSYAGLDPVVRESGDSRTEGNISKHGSGDLRWILVQCANVAVNRCNDLYLGRFYARLKRRKNHQIAIVATARKLLVSIHHMLTRKEAYDPPRVSA; encoded by the coding sequence ATGTACTACCTCGGAATCGACGTTCATAAACGTGACTCGTACATCGCTGTGTTGGACGACGACGGTGATGTGGTCGAAGAGGTTCGCGTCGAAAACGCGAACCTCGACGACTTTGCTCAGCAATACGCTGGATCAGAAGCAGCGATCGAAGCAACTATCAACTACTACACGATCTATGACAATCTCAGCTACCATCTTGATGTCGTAGTTGCCGATCCATATCAAACCAAAGCGATAGGCAGTGCCGAGGTCAAAAATGATCGGCTCGATGTGAAGTTGCTCGCGCAACTTTGCCGAGCCGGAATGATCGCGGAGAGCTACGTCCCGCCAGATGAGATCCGCGAGCGCCGCGCACTTGTGCGCGGGCGCAAGCGGCTAGTCGAGAAGCGGACAGACTTCAAAAACGAAGTTCACGCTGTACTTGATCACCATGGAATCGAGTATTCGTGGAGCCCGTTCAGTAGGGAAGGTCGAGAGCTCCTCGCCGGCGAGGATCTCTCGCTGGGTGTTGTCGGAGAGAGCTTGATTGAGTCGTACCTCGCAGTGATTGATAAACTCACTGAGCAAATCAAGAGACTTGAAGATGTTATCAAAGGCTGCGCTGCGTCTCTGGAGGAGACGCAGCTACTGATGACAATTCCTGGAGTGAGTTTCTATTCATCCTTGTTGATCACAGCCGAGATTGGTGAAATTGACCGGTTCGACGCTGCAAAACAGGTTGTGAGTTATGCTGGACTAGATCCAGTCGTCCGCGAGTCAGGTGACTCGCGGACTGAAGGGAACATCTCGAAGCACGGAAGCGGTGACTTACGATGGATCCTCGTCCAGTGTGCGAACGTTGCTGTAAATCGGTGTAATGATCTGTATCTTGGACGGTTCTATGCTCGGCTCAAACGCCGGAAGAACCATCAGATAGCGATCGTTGCAACAGCTCGCAAACTGCTGGTCTCTATCCATCATATGCTCACTCGGAAGGAAGCCTACGATCCACCTAGGGTGAGTGCCTGA
- a CDS encoding HVO_0649 family zinc finger protein has product MTTVLERVRRRYETTEKKCPDCGYVDEEGNWESRTNGQQVVYRHVCPSCGATREHTFNLK; this is encoded by the coding sequence ATGACAACAGTGCTCGAGCGTGTTCGACGACGGTACGAAACGACGGAGAAGAAATGTCCCGATTGTGGGTATGTGGACGAAGAGGGCAACTGGGAGAGTCGAACGAATGGCCAGCAAGTCGTGTATCGTCACGTCTGCCCCAGTTGTGGTGCGACTCGAGAGCACACGTTCAATCTCAAGTGA
- a CDS encoding MFS transporter has product MTVDARETIQTFLDDRPDGERALEAVLEADADDEPWTFDDVALDSGTFGELVSRGIVTKTDGAYRVAEPAVVEAVVTDKDLEAATAPDGGGFEVDFERLRDAVDPREWTALFGALLVVAAARMTAYRSVFQQGYVVSPGNDPYYFRYWMEQLVAKSSGPTDYDVLVDPPAGVAARRPFTHATNWFIAELLGGSQAVAETVAAWLPVVASVVLGVVIYKLAVLLTRDVRVGVASVLVFAVTPIHAVYTGLGFIDHNAHQYLWLGVTLVTLAWLAVDLQRRLEGDVDRHERTVDHLRSPTTWLIAAVFGASIAAGTHAWGGSPLLLLPLAAYIGLRVALDARAGVSPVLANLPLLAGLAVGSALSLGVHSRWGWHATFVAATPLLILGGAVAVVVLGEVWRRLESHLGGLFALEGLVAVGGLYAFRRLRPEDWAEMTTRVNDLFARAGPTETGSLFATEYVVIFGPLYQLGMGFYVALAVLGWVTWLVARRYEPGWLLIGTYAGYLLVLAGVQVRFAGQLAIPLAVLTGLGLVHLLSVVDLARTPVPFRESAPTVGSGTRDRGAVAADGGRRLEPSVTLPDGRAIGYLVGVGLLVFGLSLIYVPGLTADVTHSEAQVAAASAIDEHAEATNRTYPGNYVLSAWGDNRLYNHLVSGESESYRYAQNTYGNFQSDRDPDGWYDQFEGRVGYVVVEEVDADVPADSAQAKLLEDRGAGDNGAGGLTHYQAIYIDDEVAAFAVVPGAMLKVPEESGANVTVATEVAVSGKSITYEQTATVGNDGRATVTVPYAGEYSIGNRTVTVSEDDVLNGTTVTLEE; this is encoded by the coding sequence ATGACGGTCGACGCCCGCGAGACGATACAGACGTTCTTGGATGACCGCCCCGACGGCGAGCGCGCGCTCGAGGCAGTCCTGGAGGCCGACGCCGACGATGAGCCGTGGACGTTCGACGATGTGGCCCTGGACTCGGGGACCTTTGGCGAACTTGTCTCACGTGGTATCGTCACGAAGACCGACGGTGCGTATCGCGTCGCGGAGCCGGCGGTCGTCGAAGCGGTGGTGACGGACAAGGACCTCGAGGCGGCGACGGCGCCGGACGGCGGTGGGTTCGAAGTCGATTTCGAGCGGCTCCGGGACGCCGTCGATCCCCGGGAATGGACGGCACTGTTTGGGGCTCTGCTGGTCGTGGCTGCGGCCCGGATGACGGCCTACCGGTCGGTGTTCCAGCAGGGCTACGTCGTGTCGCCGGGGAACGATCCGTACTACTTCCGCTACTGGATGGAACAACTCGTAGCAAAGTCGTCGGGGCCAACGGACTACGACGTGCTGGTGGATCCACCGGCTGGTGTTGCCGCCCGGCGACCGTTCACCCATGCGACAAACTGGTTTATTGCCGAGCTGCTTGGTGGTAGCCAGGCGGTAGCCGAGACGGTTGCGGCGTGGCTGCCTGTCGTCGCCTCCGTCGTGCTCGGGGTGGTGATCTACAAGCTTGCCGTCCTGCTCACGCGCGATGTTCGCGTCGGGGTAGCGTCCGTGCTCGTCTTCGCCGTGACGCCGATCCACGCGGTCTACACTGGGCTGGGGTTCATCGATCACAACGCCCATCAGTATCTCTGGCTCGGCGTGACACTGGTGACGCTCGCGTGGCTTGCCGTCGACCTCCAGCGGCGACTCGAGGGCGATGTTGATCGACATGAGAGGACTGTCGATCATCTCCGCTCGCCCACGACATGGCTGATCGCTGCGGTCTTCGGCGCCTCGATCGCGGCTGGGACGCACGCCTGGGGTGGCTCACCGCTGTTGCTGCTTCCACTGGCAGCGTACATCGGGCTACGGGTCGCGCTGGACGCTCGAGCCGGCGTGTCGCCAGTGCTCGCGAACCTGCCGCTGCTCGCTGGGCTGGCCGTCGGGAGCGCGCTGTCGCTCGGGGTGCACTCTCGGTGGGGCTGGCATGCCACGTTCGTCGCGGCGACGCCGTTGCTAATCCTCGGCGGCGCGGTCGCTGTTGTCGTGCTCGGCGAGGTGTGGCGGCGGCTCGAGAGCCATCTCGGGGGGCTGTTCGCGCTTGAGGGTCTCGTTGCGGTCGGCGGCCTCTATGCGTTTCGTCGGCTCAGGCCCGAGGACTGGGCCGAGATGACGACTCGAGTCAATGATTTGTTCGCTCGAGCGGGACCAACCGAAACAGGATCGCTCTTTGCGACGGAGTACGTCGTGATCTTCGGCCCGCTCTATCAGCTCGGGATGGGGTTTTACGTCGCACTCGCTGTGCTGGGCTGGGTCACGTGGCTGGTCGCCCGCCGGTACGAGCCCGGGTGGTTGCTCATTGGTACCTACGCCGGATACCTGCTCGTTCTGGCAGGGGTCCAGGTGCGGTTCGCCGGGCAGTTGGCGATTCCGCTGGCCGTTCTCACCGGGCTTGGACTCGTCCACCTACTCTCTGTCGTCGACTTGGCGCGAACCCCGGTGCCGTTCCGTGAGTCGGCCCCCACTGTGGGGAGTGGCACGCGAGACCGTGGGGCGGTCGCCGCCGACGGCGGTCGACGGCTCGAGCCGTCGGTTACGCTGCCGGATGGGCGCGCGATCGGCTATCTGGTCGGTGTCGGCCTGCTCGTGTTCGGATTGAGTCTCATCTACGTGCCCGGCCTGACAGCGGACGTAACGCACAGCGAGGCGCAGGTCGCAGCAGCGAGTGCGATCGATGAGCACGCTGAAGCGACCAACCGAACCTACCCGGGGAACTACGTGTTGAGCGCGTGGGGTGACAACCGGTTGTACAATCATCTGGTGAGCGGTGAATCGGAAAGCTACAGATATGCTCAGAATACTTACGGAAACTTCCAATCTGATAGGGATCCCGACGGCTGGTACGACCAGTTCGAGGGGCGCGTCGGATATGTCGTCGTCGAGGAGGTCGACGCCGACGTACCGGCCGACAGTGCACAGGCGAAACTGCTCGAGGACCGCGGCGCCGGTGACAACGGGGCCGGTGGCCTCACCCACTATCAGGCGATCTACATTGATGACGAAGTCGCGGCGTTCGCAGTGGTGCCTGGGGCGATGCTCAAAGTGCCCGAGGAGTCGGGGGCAAACGTAACTGTCGCGACGGAGGTGGCTGTTTCGGGCAAATCAATCACCTACGAGCAGACAGCGACCGTTGGGAACGATGGCCGTGCAACGGTGACGGTGCCGTATGCCGGCGAGTATTCGATCGGGAATCGGACAGTGACCGTTTCTGAGGACGACGTGCTCAACGGAACGACGGTCACGCTTGAAGAGTGA
- a CDS encoding MarR family transcriptional regulator — MSSGTIDIDEFENADDDEFEERNDTERIVLFLDENDDRAWKAATIAEQLDLDTDAVSAILSRLKERGLVRHKRPYWAITDNKDRLRAAYRLHQHHQTADEQYGEEHLEELKTDEMEEVR; from the coding sequence ATGTCGAGCGGCACCATCGATATCGACGAGTTCGAGAACGCCGACGACGACGAATTCGAGGAGCGAAACGACACTGAGCGGATCGTGCTGTTCCTCGACGAGAACGACGACCGGGCGTGGAAGGCGGCGACGATTGCTGAACAACTCGATCTAGATACGGACGCCGTCAGTGCGATTCTCTCGCGACTGAAGGAACGAGGTCTTGTGCGACACAAGCGCCCGTACTGGGCGATCACAGACAACAAGGACCGCCTTCGGGCCGCCTACCGGCTTCACCAGCACCACCAGACTGCAGACGAGCAGTACGGCGAGGAACATCTCGAGGAGTTGAAAACTGACGAGATGGAGGAAGTGCGGTGA
- a CDS encoding glycosyltransferase, with product MDTTVSVVMTTYAGDNQSELRDCFTSLLEQERKPDEAIIVRGYNLPSELVEVITVFEMNAPFSVHDIAIDEQGRGHARRIGVERATSEFIAIIDADDIACPNRLSRQLEYFDANPSTDVVGGYIGEFETEPTDITSVREVPTKSDDIKRRAYYRCPINHPTVMFRRDAVLDVGNYREMEYGEDYELWCRLLANGKKLANIPETLVNVRATELITRRQGREVARREVQLQRAIVQSGFYGWGIAFANLSIRIPIRLLPKPFLKRIYRKFLRS from the coding sequence ATGGATACAACCGTTTCAGTCGTAATGACGACATATGCAGGAGATAACCAATCCGAATTACGAGACTGCTTTACTAGTTTATTAGAACAAGAACGAAAACCCGATGAGGCCATTATTGTACGGGGATATAATCTCCCATCTGAACTGGTCGAAGTGATTACTGTGTTCGAAATGAACGCCCCCTTTTCCGTACACGATATTGCTATTGATGAGCAGGGGCGAGGACATGCTCGAAGGATTGGTGTGGAAAGAGCAACCTCAGAGTTTATTGCTATTATTGATGCTGATGATATAGCGTGTCCAAATCGGTTAAGTCGACAGTTAGAATATTTCGACGCAAACCCATCCACCGACGTTGTTGGGGGATATATTGGGGAATTTGAAACGGAACCTACCGACATTACATCTGTTCGTGAAGTGCCGACAAAATCAGATGATATTAAGAGAAGGGCATATTATCGGTGTCCAATTAATCATCCAACAGTTATGTTTCGGCGCGATGCCGTACTTGATGTGGGAAATTATCGAGAGATGGAATACGGAGAGGATTATGAGCTTTGGTGTCGGCTATTGGCGAATGGTAAGAAGCTCGCTAATATACCTGAAACACTTGTGAACGTCCGAGCTACGGAGCTGATAACACGACGTCAAGGGCGCGAAGTTGCCCGTCGTGAAGTCCAATTACAACGTGCTATCGTTCAATCAGGGTTCTATGGATGGGGAATCGCATTTGCGAATCTTAGCATTAGAATACCGATTCGCCTCCTTCCGAAACCGTTCTTAAAACGCATCTACCGAAAGTTTCTACGCTCATAA
- a CDS encoding helix-turn-helix transcriptional regulator, translated as MDPDDLRPADEAILDELKGGRVTKGALVDWTGYSRNTVYNRLEVLEAAGYVECVHDGTRLFELIDDPRKSD; from the coding sequence ATGGATCCTGATGATCTCAGACCCGCCGACGAGGCGATCCTCGACGAATTAAAAGGTGGTCGAGTAACGAAGGGTGCATTAGTAGATTGGACCGGTTATTCGAGAAATACCGTCTACAACCGCCTTGAGGTTCTTGAAGCTGCTGGCTACGTCGAGTGTGTTCATGATGGTACTCGGCTGTTCGAACTTATTGATGACCCTCGGAAAAGCGACTGA
- a CDS encoding tubulin-like doman-containing protein, translated as MNLPGRIFSVGGAGKEIALELLESEWVLREILQPRPNPQTVRVTVLDTAEEEENSDRERIAEIREQVATLKSELRETGTGRPGDVTIEYKMITRNIQLNDQNDLIGEAAVPRITAGNGMDEDDWWVDEQHINENLDFATGVVRKRGLGKAMYYKAYAEDDELSTYIDLPDKGKVAVLAGLGGGTGSGIVIDLARHLQQKQRTAEITLFGILPNHTEGIRENANAYAALSELEYLNLINEPAFKDRILLPIDPTGFDGKGGNKIQNSQLLQEFDEAIVYLMAAYYNTVGTEDPFADSPTYAPFTIGIPQILRYNVEAINEGRTALRDILTAKEEAVQAERDIYAQIERFLDDQYGGPSGGGLRDLDRADLNGRLDDFRSLLDFELFNELEYESVSIFSEIVSDAEAESEDVSEKIDIISGSLRAVDTAGQQAGRFVDNIDETLAEVLEADLKAIVQRHRLLVQKQSIDDSRVRDAVEYLINSDDGSGNAGVKLNRLETQLSDIDDQRRRLEDELEETVDELETLQQQQADEVDRKVRDWERDVKPVLDQYQQIDIDAIESELAALTRELEQFRSEIVNARNEDDVDQLTSQAISQQLDDLETVLDRVGIDFHEQRTDIQTSLTALKETRKAFLTLNTEEGTLEKLTPWSGKTEQAKEEANRNYRVQKNKLDDRGVFSVGPAGGSFSADVEYDPESVITELRDRERDLEGDIVEELSHRLDEFESDLRREFESELDHGGEIERLRAIAQSAFEAEIEGTDELQDRKAELEAELEDLEAQYETYERTVDLFEELNQRREAYANRIAEFNRQRSEYDDSDSSTRTVATERDESVYVKNIKPNDVFRATGDTAIGNSDLFASREENQRVHSALDDLIENVFNEQYSGIKKRSFSKGRQRYNDIKVRVGVLSQAVHQIEPNALDFENRFNSAFDLGASGNRVENPYTSWQHDIGDSWDIGVSAFIDGIFLDNLRKMVQADGYRSGYEKRRSELDDDILIHHNHGLEDGFYVRRSEMLNMESDEDVGFYLQDEPDIVQGLLDEYVERIPVFDDDDDGDDGGDDRAPANERAGAGESYEYSGGVK; from the coding sequence ATGAATTTACCAGGAAGAATATTTTCAGTCGGTGGTGCCGGAAAAGAGATCGCTCTTGAGTTGCTCGAGTCGGAATGGGTACTCCGGGAGATCCTCCAGCCACGACCGAATCCACAAACGGTACGAGTGACGGTTCTCGATACGGCCGAAGAGGAAGAAAACAGCGACCGCGAGCGGATCGCAGAGATCCGCGAGCAGGTTGCAACCCTGAAATCGGAACTTCGAGAGACGGGAACCGGTCGACCCGGTGATGTCACGATCGAGTATAAGATGATCACGCGAAACATCCAGCTCAACGATCAGAACGATCTGATCGGAGAGGCCGCTGTACCCCGCATCACGGCCGGGAACGGCATGGATGAAGACGACTGGTGGGTCGACGAACAACACATCAACGAGAACCTCGATTTTGCGACCGGCGTCGTCCGGAAACGCGGACTGGGGAAGGCGATGTACTACAAAGCCTACGCCGAGGACGACGAGCTATCGACGTACATCGACCTCCCCGACAAAGGGAAAGTCGCCGTCCTCGCCGGTCTCGGTGGTGGGACCGGGTCCGGAATCGTGATCGACCTCGCGCGTCACTTACAGCAGAAACAGCGGACGGCGGAGATCACACTGTTTGGCATTCTCCCGAACCACACTGAGGGGATCCGCGAAAACGCGAACGCCTACGCCGCCCTCTCAGAACTCGAGTATCTCAACCTCATTAATGAACCCGCGTTCAAGGATCGGATCCTGCTTCCGATCGACCCGACCGGGTTCGACGGGAAAGGGGGGAACAAAATACAGAACAGCCAACTCCTTCAGGAGTTTGACGAGGCGATCGTCTACCTGATGGCCGCCTACTACAACACCGTCGGGACTGAGGACCCGTTCGCGGACTCGCCGACGTACGCACCGTTTACCATCGGAATTCCGCAGATCCTCCGATACAACGTCGAGGCGATCAACGAGGGGCGGACCGCGCTCCGTGACATCCTCACCGCCAAGGAAGAAGCCGTCCAAGCCGAACGCGACATCTACGCACAGATCGAGCGGTTCCTCGACGATCAGTACGGAGGCCCGAGCGGCGGTGGACTCCGAGATCTCGACCGTGCAGACCTGAACGGGCGACTCGACGACTTCCGATCGCTTCTCGATTTCGAGCTGTTCAACGAACTCGAGTACGAGTCTGTCTCGATCTTCTCGGAGATCGTCTCCGACGCCGAGGCGGAAAGCGAGGATGTCTCGGAAAAGATCGACATCATCTCAGGCTCGCTTCGCGCGGTCGATACGGCCGGCCAGCAGGCCGGGCGGTTCGTCGACAACATCGACGAGACCCTCGCCGAAGTACTTGAGGCGGACCTGAAGGCCATCGTCCAGCGCCACCGGCTGCTCGTCCAGAAACAATCGATCGACGACAGCCGCGTCAGGGACGCCGTCGAGTACCTGATCAACAGCGACGACGGCAGCGGCAACGCCGGCGTGAAGCTCAATCGGCTCGAGACGCAGCTCAGCGACATCGACGACCAGCGTCGCCGCCTCGAGGACGAACTCGAAGAGACCGTCGACGAACTGGAGACGCTCCAGCAACAGCAGGCCGACGAGGTCGACCGGAAGGTCCGCGACTGGGAACGCGATGTCAAGCCGGTACTCGACCAGTACCAGCAGATCGATATCGACGCCATCGAGAGCGAGCTCGCCGCGCTCACGCGGGAACTCGAGCAATTCCGCTCGGAGATCGTCAACGCCAGAAACGAGGACGATGTCGATCAGCTCACCAGTCAGGCGATCAGCCAGCAGCTCGACGACCTCGAGACCGTGCTCGACCGCGTCGGAATCGACTTCCACGAGCAACGCACAGACATCCAAACGTCGTTGACCGCACTGAAGGAAACGCGGAAGGCGTTCCTGACGCTGAACACCGAAGAGGGAACGCTCGAGAAACTCACGCCGTGGTCGGGCAAGACTGAGCAGGCAAAAGAGGAAGCGAACCGGAACTACCGGGTCCAAAAGAACAAACTCGACGATCGCGGCGTCTTCAGCGTCGGTCCGGCGGGCGGGTCGTTCTCCGCCGACGTCGAGTACGACCCCGAGTCGGTCATCACGGAGCTTCGCGATCGCGAACGCGACCTTGAGGGCGACATTGTCGAGGAACTGAGTCATCGACTCGACGAGTTCGAGTCGGATCTCCGCCGCGAGTTCGAGTCGGAACTCGACCATGGCGGGGAGATCGAACGCCTCCGCGCGATCGCCCAGTCGGCGTTCGAGGCCGAGATCGAGGGGACTGACGAACTGCAGGACCGGAAGGCCGAACTCGAGGCGGAACTCGAGGACCTGGAAGCGCAGTACGAGACCTACGAGCGGACGGTCGACCTGTTCGAGGAACTCAACCAGCGGCGCGAGGCGTACGCGAACCGGATCGCCGAGTTCAACCGCCAGCGGAGCGAGTACGACGACTCCGACTCGTCGACTCGAACGGTCGCGACCGAGCGCGACGAGTCGGTCTACGTCAAGAACATCAAGCCCAACGATGTCTTCCGGGCGACCGGCGATACGGCGATCGGCAACAGCGACCTGTTCGCCAGCCGGGAGGAGAACCAGCGCGTCCACAGCGCGCTCGATGACCTCATCGAGAACGTGTTCAACGAGCAGTACTCCGGGATCAAAAAGCGAAGCTTCAGCAAGGGCCGACAGCGGTACAACGACATCAAAGTCCGCGTCGGCGTGTTGAGTCAGGCGGTTCATCAGATCGAACCGAACGCGCTGGACTTTGAGAACCGGTTCAACAGCGCGTTCGATCTCGGTGCGAGCGGGAACCGGGTTGAGAACCCGTACACGAGCTGGCAACACGATATCGGCGACAGCTGGGACATCGGGGTCAGCGCGTTCATCGACGGGATCTTCCTGGACAACCTGCGGAAAATGGTCCAGGCCGACGGCTACCGCTCGGGCTACGAAAAACGGCGGTCCGAGCTGGACGACGACATCCTCATTCACCACAACCACGGCCTCGAGGACGGCTTCTACGTCCGTCGCAGTGAGATGCTCAACATGGAAAGCGACGAAGACGTCGGTTTCTACCTGCAGGACGAGCCCGATATCGTACAGGGGCTGTTGGACGAGTACGTCGAGCGCATCCCCGTCTTCGACGACGACGATGACGGCGACGACGGCGGGGACGACAGGGCGCCCGCCAACGAACGAGCGGGCGCGGGCGAGTCGTACGAATACAGCGGAGGTGTAAAATGA